The following coding sequences are from one Haploplasma axanthum window:
- the mutM gene encoding DNA-formamidopyrimidine glycosylase, with amino-acid sequence MPELPEVEVVRNQLKKQVLNKKIIKVESFHDNIVNGNINEFISILTGNKFIDVERYGKFLVFILDDWHVLISHLRMEGKYHIRNVNEERNKHEHIIFTFEDGTTLRYHDTRKFGKMDLRTKGNYLKVMPLIQLGPEPKDMKLGELYNKIKKQNKPVKVSLLDQTIIAGLGNIYVDETLFMSKIHPTRLSSSISLEEANNITLNARKVLDKALLLGGTTIRTFSATDVHGRFQNELLVHTKKGEPCPVCGNEIIKIVVGGRGTYVCESCQK; translated from the coding sequence ATGCCAGAATTACCAGAGGTAGAAGTTGTAAGAAATCAACTAAAAAAACAAGTCTTAAATAAAAAAATTATTAAAGTAGAAAGTTTCCATGATAATATTGTAAATGGCAATATCAATGAGTTCATAAGTATACTTACAGGAAACAAATTTATAGATGTTGAGCGATATGGTAAATTTTTAGTATTCATTCTTGATGATTGGCATGTTTTGATTTCACATTTAAGAATGGAAGGAAAATATCATATTAGAAATGTTAATGAAGAACGAAATAAACATGAACACATTATTTTTACATTTGAAGATGGAACAACATTACGATATCATGATACTAGAAAATTTGGAAAAATGGATTTAAGAACTAAAGGAAATTATTTAAAAGTAATGCCATTAATTCAATTGGGACCAGAACCTAAAGATATGAAACTTGGAGAATTATATAATAAAATTAAGAAACAAAATAAACCAGTAAAAGTATCATTGTTAGATCAAACGATAATAGCAGGGCTTGGAAATATTTATGTTGATGAAACACTCTTTATGAGCAAGATTCATCCAACAAGGCTATCAAGTAGTATATCTCTTGAAGAAGCAAATAATATTACATTAAATGCTCGAAAAGTCTTAGATAAAGCATTACTTCTTGGTGGAACAACAATTAGAACATTTTCAGCAACTGATGTTCATGGACGTTTTCAAAATGAACTTTTAGTTCATACTAAAAAAGGTGAACCATGTCCTGTTTGTGGTAATGAAATAATCAAAATTGTTGTAGGAGGAAGAGGAACATATGTCTGTGAATCATGTCAAAAATAA
- the coaE gene encoding dephospho-CoA kinase (Dephospho-CoA kinase (CoaE) performs the final step in coenzyme A biosynthesis.) yields MSVNHVKNKPYIYGLTGGIATGKSTAINFFLKEGVKVFDSDLAVKKIWSENKQLVKHMDSKYCIDMNTKTGKSKLAKLLFDNKDIRNELNSLIHPLVFRMIDEWIIDNNNEKFLIIDMPLLFEVNYHNYINKSILIYLDKDKQIERLMNRDNLTKEESIKRINAQMDLEVKKNMADYIINNNKSHQDLEIELERLLKVMNNENKQ; encoded by the coding sequence ATGTCTGTGAATCATGTCAAAAATAAACCATACATATATGGATTAACTGGTGGTATAGCAACTGGTAAATCAACAGCAATTAACTTTTTCTTGAAAGAAGGAGTTAAAGTTTTTGATTCTGATTTAGCAGTTAAAAAAATATGGAGCGAAAACAAACAACTAGTTAAACATATGGATAGTAAGTATTGTATTGATATGAACACGAAAACAGGAAAGAGCAAGTTAGCTAAACTTCTCTTTGACAACAAAGATATTAGAAATGAATTAAATAGTTTAATCCATCCACTTGTTTTTAGAATGATTGATGAATGGATTATAGATAATAATAACGAGAAATTTTTAATTATTGATATGCCGCTTTTATTTGAAGTGAATTATCATAATTATATTAATAAAAGTATTTTAATCTATCTTGACAAAGATAAACAAATTGAACGATTAATGAATCGGGATAATTTGACAAAAGAAGAATCAATAAAACGCATTAATGCACAAATGGATTTAGAAGTGAAAAAAAACATGGCTGATTATATTATTAATAATAACAAAAGCCATCAAGATTTAGAAATTGAACTTGAAAGATTATTAAAGGTGATGAATAATGAAAACAAACAGTAA
- a CDS encoding DnaD domain protein, with amino-acid sequence MKTNSKFSLFMQTDLSSSDFKVLSLLYQPLIGIEAYAIYTTFYNLARKVAEIPHHIFFDMLNIKQNDFIKYREKLEAIGLLETYEKSTSLYLYVIKPPFTAKQFLVDTFLGTYLESEIGEKNLAFLLEIFKVNKPDTIECKNITKSFDDLYEFNTNELLKVNVDLEGRNGNTTKLIRDSIDYNLFVEKLPRALKTSNLFNENFKQKIVQLAYVYQYNVEDLVSIYENAHKGRKNITIEQINLQAKKYYEQKNKELFVKEKIANEDEALSIVPFSVIVDKYVTGDVINKSMALDTINDFISQNNIDPGILNFLVLFILKNKNGALPPVNYLNKVWESWRKKGVQTVSDAMQLQREADEYRKNNAYSKNNTKKEANEPDWLDEYMKDLFKKED; translated from the coding sequence ATGAAAACAAACAGTAAATTTAGTTTATTTATGCAAACAGACTTAAGTTCGTCTGATTTTAAAGTTTTATCACTTTTATATCAACCATTAATAGGTATTGAAGCATATGCAATATATACAACATTTTATAACTTAGCAAGAAAAGTTGCAGAAATACCACATCATATTTTCTTTGATATGTTAAATATTAAACAAAATGATTTTATAAAGTACCGAGAAAAATTAGAAGCAATTGGATTATTAGAAACATATGAGAAAAGCACTAGCCTATATCTATATGTCATAAAACCACCATTTACTGCTAAACAGTTTTTAGTTGATACTTTCTTAGGAACATATTTGGAAAGTGAAATTGGTGAAAAAAATCTTGCATTTTTACTTGAAATCTTTAAAGTTAATAAACCTGATACTATTGAATGTAAAAACATTACCAAATCATTTGATGACCTATACGAATTTAACACAAATGAATTATTAAAAGTTAATGTTGATTTAGAAGGCAGAAATGGTAATACAACAAAACTAATAAGAGATAGCATTGATTATAATCTGTTTGTAGAAAAACTTCCAAGAGCATTAAAAACATCAAACTTATTTAACGAAAACTTTAAACAAAAAATAGTTCAACTAGCATATGTATATCAATACAATGTAGAAGATCTAGTTAGTATATATGAAAATGCACATAAAGGAAGAAAAAATATTACGATTGAACAAATTAATTTGCAAGCTAAAAAATACTATGAACAAAAAAATAAAGAGTTGTTTGTTAAAGAGAAAATTGCTAATGAAGATGAAGCATTAAGTATTGTTCCTTTTAGTGTTATTGTTGATAAATACGTTACTGGAGATGTGATTAACAAATCTATGGCACTTGATACGATAAATGACTTTATAAGCCAAAATAATATTGATCCAGGAATATTAAATTTCCTTGTACTGTTTATACTTAAAAATAAAAATGGTGCATTGCCACCAGTAAACTACTTAAATAAAGTTTGGGAATCATGGAGAAAAAAAGGTGTTCAAACTGTAAGTGATGCTATGCAGTTACAACGTGAAGCTGATGAATATCGAAAAAATAATGCATATAGTAAAAATAATACTAAGAAAGAAGCTAATGAACCAGATTGGCTTGATGAATATATGAAAGATTTATTTAAAAAGGAGGATTAA